A region from the Toxotes jaculatrix isolate fToxJac2 chromosome 2, fToxJac2.pri, whole genome shotgun sequence genome encodes:
- the ada gene encoding adenosine deaminase: MRIIARRAAISIGSPVLSSLCTGRLTGNRRLSTMADHTSEQVVFNKPKVELHVHLDGAIRVQTILDVAKRRGIFLPADTVEDMKPYIILEQPATLTKFLGKFAEYMHVVAGDREAIKRIAYEFVEDKAKEGVIYVEVRYSPHFLANTKVDPIPWNQKEGDLSPDEVVHLVNEGLREGERAFSIKARSILCCMRHMPSWSMDVVELCKKYRSEGVVAIDLAGDESLKCEANPEHIRAYEEAVRCGIHRTVHAGEVGPASVVKEAVEVLKAERVGHGYRTLEDQVLYKNLLAQNMHFEVCPVSSKLTGACDPDFTKHPVITFRKDKANYSLNTDDPLIFNSTLHLDYSTAHKYMGFTEEEFKRLNIKSAESSFLPEEEKKELVYKLREAYGMIQSTAF, from the exons ATGCGTATAATAGCCAGGCGAGCTGCGATAAGCATTGGCTCTCcagtcctcagctctctgtgCACCGGCAGACTCACCGGCAACCGTAGGCTCTCCACGATGGCCGATCACACTTCTGAACAAGTGGTATTCAACAAGCCAAAG GTTGAGCTTCACGTGCACCTCGATGGAGCCATCAGGGTGCAGACCATTCTCGACGTTGCCAA gAGGCGCGGCATCTTTCTGCCAGCAGATACTGTGGAGGACATGAAACCGTATATTATTCTAGAACAGCCTGCCACCCTCACCAAGTTCCTGGGAAAGTTTGCTGAATACATGCATGTGGTTGC tggagacagagaggccaTAAAGAGGATAGCCTATGAGTTTGTTGAGGACAAAGCAAAGGAAGGAGTGATTTACGTGGAGGTCAGATACAGCCCTCATTTTCTGGCTAACACGAAAGTGGATCCCATACCATGGAACCAGAAAGA AGGTGACCTGAGCCCAGATGAGGTGGTGCACTTGGTTAACGAGGGCCtcagggagggggagagggccTTCAGTATCAAAGCCAGGTCCATTCTATGCTGCATGCGCCACATGCCAA GCTGGTCCATGGACGTGGTCGAGCTGTGTAAGAAATATCGCAGCGAGGGTGTGGTCGCCATTGATCTGGCAGGTGATGAGTCACTCAAATGTGAAGCCAATCCAGAACACATAAGGGCCTATGAG GAGGCAGTGCGTTGTGGGATCCACAGGACGGTTCATGCCGGAGAGGTGGGCCCGGCGTCTGTGGTGAAGGAG GCTGTGGAGGTGCTGAAAGCCGAACGTGTTGGACATGGTTACAGAACCCTGGAAGACCAAGTCCTGTACAAAAATCTGCTGGCTCAAAACATGCACTTTGAG GTGTGTCCTGTTTCCAGTAAGCTGACAGGAGCCTGCGACCCGGACTTCACCAAGCATCCTGTCATCAC GTTCAGGAAGGACAAGGCCAACTACTCCCTGAACACAGATGACCCTCTGATCTTCAACTCAACCCTGCACCTCGACTACAGCACCGCACACAAGTACATGGGATTCACAGAGGAGGAATTCAAACGACTG AACATCAAGTCTGCAGAGTCGAGCTTCCtgcctgaggaggagaagaaagagctAGTCTATAAATTGCGTGAGGCCTATGGGATGATACAGAGCACTGCCTTTTAA